Proteins encoded within one genomic window of Mya arenaria isolate MELC-2E11 chromosome 13, ASM2691426v1:
- the LOC128212803 gene encoding uncharacterized protein LOC128212803, translating into MEIENTRSIMKGKTVTIDTNANSEKRAVPKAPNGRPTEAVTSSARRCASCGLTSVNFIASFTVLLIATVSFIVSMATKNWSASGASMKMGLWDFCVKRVDSAAWECFPVNTDFSVATQAFSILAAMCYACLFVLYFLCVVFPALHKARPLVIAMCLAAFATVSLQIMTLVVYATKNRELYSKIEKNYFPGVGLEELYLSWSYYFAIISTLMSTVTGALLFVEFKNLTFKSLYDLPVEQKSQN; encoded by the exons ATGGAAATAGAAAATACGAGGAGCATTATGAAAGGAAAGACTGTTACCATCGACACTAATGCAAATTCTGAAAAACGAGCTGTACCAAAGGCTCCAAACGGAAGACCAACCGAAGCTGTGACGTCATCGGCCCGTCGCTGTGCATCTTGCGGTTTGACGTCAGTTAATTTTATTGCGTCATTCACCGTTCTGCTCATAGCAACAGTTTCGTTCATCGTATCCATGGCAACAAAGAATTGGTCGGCGAGTGGGGCTAGTATGAAAATGGGTCTGTGGGATTTTTGTGTTAAAAGAGTGGACAGTGCGGCTTGGGAATGTTTTCCCGTCAATACAG ACTTCAGCGTGGCGACTCAGGCTTTCTCCATACTGGCGGCCATGTGTTACGCTTGCCTTTTCGTCCTGTACTTCCTGTGCGTGGTATTTCCGGCGCTCCACAAGGCCCGGCCTCTAGTCATCGCCATGTGCCTCGCCGCCTTTGCCACAG TCAGTCTGCAAATTATGACCCTAGTAGTGTATGCCACCAAAAATCGGGAACTGTATTCAAAGATTGAGAAGAACTATTTCCCAGGCGTAGGATTAGAAGAACTGTACCTGTCATGGTCGTATTACTTCGCCATTATTTCAACGTTGATGAGCACAGTGACGGGTGCACTACTGTTCGTGGAGTTTAAGAATCTGACTTTCAAAAGTTTATACGATCTGCCAGTTGAACAGAAGAGCCAAAACTAG
- the LOC128212781 gene encoding mRNA export factor RAE1-like has translation MSFFGSSTSTFGTSSTTGMFGTATNTNYNAMKDIEVTSPPDDSVSCLKFSPESMMQSTYLVGGSWDNNVRCWEVQQSGNIVLKAQQTHTGPVLAADWSDDGTKVFTASCDKTAKMWDLNSNQFIQIAQHDAPVKTIQWVKAPNYSCVMTGSWDKTLKFWDTRQAQPIMSIQLPERCYCADVKYPMAVVGTAGRGLIIYQLENQPQEFRKFESPLKYQHRCVNIFMDKKTNQPTGFALGSIEGRVAIHYVNPTNPKDNFTFKCHRANGTSSNMQDIYAVNDISFHPVHGTLATVGSDGRFSFWDKDARIKLKTSEQFDQPLTACNFNPQGNIFAYATSYDWSKGHEGFDPQKMKPHIFLRRCFDELKPSTKKS, from the exons GTGACCTCCCCACCAGATGACAGTGTGAGCTGCCTGAAGTTCAGCCCAGAGTCCATGATGCAGTCTACATACCTTGTTGGAGGCAGCTGGGATAATAAT GTTCGCTGTTGGGAGGTACAACAGTCTGGTAACATTGTCTTGAAGGCACAGCAGACCCATACTGGGCCAGTCCTCGCAGCTGACTGGAGTGAT GATGGAACCAAGGTGTTCACGGCGTCGTGTGACAAGACAGCCAAGATGTGGGACCTGAACAGTAACCAGTTCATTCAGATAGCACAG CATGATGCCCCCGTAAAGACCATCCAATGGGTAAAAGCTCCAAACTACTCGTGCGTTATGACCGGTAGCTGGGATAAAACTCTCAAG TTTTGGGATACACGACAAGCACAACCAATCATGAGCATTCAGCTTCCGGAGAGGTGTTATTGTGCCGATGTA AAATACCCAATGGCAGTCGTGGGTACAGCGGGCCGTGGTCTGATCATCTACCAGCTGGAGAACCAGCCGCAAGAGTTCCGGAAGTTTGAGTCTCCGCTGAAATACCAG CACCGCTGTGTGAATATCTTCATGGACAAGAAGACTAATCAGCCAACAGGTTTTGCGCTGGGCAGTATCGAGGGTCGCGTGGCTATACACTACGTCAACCCGACCAATCCTAAGGATAACTTCACGTTTAAGTGCCATCGAGCTAATGGAACATCTAGCAATATGCAGGATATATATGCT GTCAATGACATCTCATTCCATCCGGTCCACGGAACCCTGGCCACTGTGGGCTCTGACGGGCGGTTCAGCTTCTGGGATAAAGATGCCCGCATCAAGTTGAAGACCTCGGAACAGTTTGACCAGCCCCTAACTGCCTGTAACTTCAACCCCCAGGGCAACATCTTCGCTTATGCCACAAGTTATGACTGGTCTAAG GGTCATGAAGGATTTGATCCCCAGAAAATGAAGCCTCACATTTTCCTACGCAGATGTTTTGACGAGCTCAAGCCGTCAACAAAGAAGTCTTAA